The following proteins come from a genomic window of Bactrocera dorsalis isolate Fly_Bdor chromosome 6, ASM2337382v1, whole genome shotgun sequence:
- the LOC105228290 gene encoding uncharacterized protein LOC105228290 isoform X1, which produces MVQKHLNMTKCKLYMWSDSEIVLAWLEKPPHAWKTYISNRTSQILDLVGSATWRHVASADNPADLGTRGCKPLHLATTTLWWNGPRWLIESPDSWPQSPTRNIIAPEGRKIATFHTLLDDTDILERFSSFPRALRVVAYMFKFIEQLKGKVKGSHNFPCNTVTHLELQKAKVALIAYTQARYFNRDISVLRESKPIDKKSSLLVLNPFLDTKGLLRANGRLANSSLTYNERHPIIIPERSPFATLFLHYIHTLMLHAEHRLMQQMVRQEYYIPRLKPQIKKCIFTCKICTMHKQKMRTQIMAALPPERCNFALPFTTTGVDFAGPFQVKASMLRSPTLMKGYVAVFVCFTTKAVHLELCSNLTTDAFLAAFARFVARRGYPSKIMSDNGKTFIGAQRATEKQFVNFLKQVSPDIVQKYAPQGINWQFIPPSAPHMGGLWESAVKSFKSHFKRVAGNYKFNYEEFTTLLNRIEAVLNSRPLTVLSQDPSDFTALTPGHFLKGAPILAIPEPGVESLSLLNRWERIKILHHDFSRRWKDEYIKDLHKRYRWKTPEQPPKLGDCVLIHDDCLPPTEWRLGRIEKLHYGSDGHIRVVDLRTQNGTLTRPLVKLCFLPTTDNRESENRKNKPILSCPNQLIK; this is translated from the coding sequence atggtgcaaaagcatttaaatatgacaaaatgcaaactatatatgtggtccgattccgaaattgtactagcctggttggaaaaaccaccacatgcatggaagacgtatatttctaaccgaacgtctcaaattcttgacctagtgggatcagccacgtggcgtcacgtagccagtgctgacaatcctgccgatctaggtacaagagggtgcaagccactgcaccttgccactaccaccctctggtggaatggcccccgatggttgatagaatctcctgattcttggccacaatcccccacgcgtaacattatcgccccagaaggtcgaaaaatcgccacctttcacacactattggatgataccgacatccttgaacgattttcatcgtttccaagagctctcagagtagttgcttacatgttcaaatttatagaacaactcaaaggcaaagttaagggatcacataatttcccatgcaacacagtaACGCatctagagttacaaaaggctaaggtcgcactaatagcatatacacaagcgcgctacttcaacCGCGATATATCAGTACTAAGAGagtcgaagccgattgataaaaagagctcactcttagttctcaacccatttctggacacgaaaggtctgcttcgtgccaatggtcggctcgctaattcgagcctaacatacaatgaacgccaccccataataattccagagaggtcaccatttgccacattattcctccactacatccacaccttaatgctacacgccgaacatcgtctcatgcaacagatggtacgccaggagtattatatcccccgtcttaagccgcaaatcaagaagtgcatcttcacatgcaagatttgcactatgcacaaacagaagatgcgaacgcagattatggcagcacttccaccggaacgctgcaatttcgctctgcctttcaccacaacaggtgttgattttgctgggcctttccaagtaaaggcgtccatgttaaggtctcccactctcatgaaaggctatgtggctgtctttgtatgtttcacgacaaaggcagtacatcttgagctatgtagtaatctgacgacggatgcttttctcgcggcatttgctcgcttcgtcgctcgacgtggctacccatcaaagatcatgagcgacaatggcaaaacgttcattggagctcaacgagccaccgaaaagcaatttgtgaatttcctaaaacaagtgtcacccgacatcgtacaaaagtacgcccctcaaggtatcaactggcaatttatacccccaagcgctcctcatatgggcggtttatgggagtCAGCTgtgaaaagcttcaaatcccatttcaaacgggtagctggaaattataaattcaattacgaagagttcacgacgctattaaatcgaattgaagccgttctcaactcacggccactcacagtactatcgcaagacccctcagatttcactgccttaactccagggcattttctaaaaggagcacccatcctggccattcctgagccaggcgtggagtcgctatctctattaaatcgatgggaacgaattaaaattctccatcatgatttcagccgccgatggaaggacgaatatataaaggatctccacaaaagataccgctgGAAGACCCCTGAACAGccgcctaaacttggagactgcgtcctcattcatgatgattgtctaccccctactgagtggcggcttggccgcatagaaaagctacattacggctccgacggtcacatacgagtcgtggatctccgtacccaaaacggaacactaaccagaccgctcgtgaagctgtgTTTTTTACCAACCACCGACAACCGCGAATCCGAAAACCGCAAAAACAAACCGATATTATCGTGTCCCAATCAGCTAATCAaatga
- the LOC105228290 gene encoding uncharacterized protein LOC105228290 isoform X2: MGLSSPSLTKLLPSAFLTLTRLSPAKANERQKSNIFQRVSVDLNSADPIEKNDDLKILNNDGLENLAGYICHKLGKDNPEICANSENCSSYTWMDHLSEGGLSKPTDMLKEKALQAVFDDLNGTDLHIHMCKLGPEALRFK, from the exons atgg GTTTAAGTTCGCCGAGTCTAACGAAGTTGCTACCTAGCGCTTTTCTCACGTTAACCAGATTATCTCCTGCAAAGGCTAATGAACGACAGAAAA gtaatatttttcaacgtgTGTCAGTTGATCTAAATTCCGCTGacccaattgaaaaaaatgatgaCTTGAAGATTCTCAACAACGACGGGCTTGAAAATTTGGCAGGGTACATCTGCCACAAACTTGGTAAAGATAACCCCGAAATTTGTGCCAATTCAGAAAATTGTTCATCTTATACTTGGATGGATCACCTATCTGAAGGAGGACTCTCAAAACCAACAGATATGTTGAAGGAGAAAGCCTTGCAAGCAGTATTTGACGACTTAAATGGTActgatttgcatatacatatgtgcaaactAGGTCCAGAAGCACttagatttaagtaa